One genomic region from Carettochelys insculpta isolate YL-2023 chromosome 4, ASM3395843v1, whole genome shotgun sequence encodes:
- the PLRG1 gene encoding pleiotropic regulator 1, translating to MVEEVQKHSVHTLVFRSLKRTHDMFVADNAKPIPLDDVSHKLKMAIKLHTDYGSVLHMPILKENFREKGTPNTGDPYGHKQYPANQGQEVEYLITGTHPYPPGPGVALTADTKVQRMPSESAAQSLAVALPPSQSRLEANRTAASVGDIYRHAGIPERAQPPSLSMAMMEAGGNKNSAQMAKKAPTMPKPQWHPPWKLYRVISGHLGWVRCIAVEPGNQWFVTGSADRTIKIWDLASGKLKLSLTGHISTVRGVIVSGRSPYLFSCGEDKQVKCWDLEYNKVIRHYHGHLSAVYGLDLHPTIDVLVTCSRDSTARIWDVRTKASVHTLAGHTNAVATVKCQAAEPQIITGSHDTTIRLWDLVAGKTRVTLTNHKKSVRAVVLHPRHYTFASGSPDNIKQWKFPDGNFIQNLSGHNAIINTLAVNSDGVLVSGADNGTMHLWDWRTGYNFQRVHAAVQPGSLDSESGIFACAFDQSESRLLTAEADKTIKVYREDDTATEETHPVSWKPEIIKRKRF from the exons ATGGTGGAG GAAGTGCAGAAACACTCGGTACACACATTAGTGTTCAGATCCTTGAAGAGAACCCATGACATGTTTGTGGCTGATAATGCAAAGCCTATACCATTAGATGATGTAAG ccACAAATTAAAGATGGCCATCAAACTTCACACAGATTATGGCTCTGTGCTGCACATGCCTATTCTGAAGGAAAATTTTAGAGAGAAGGGTACTCCAAATACAGGGGATCCTTATGGACATAAACAATATCCTGCAAATCAAG GACAAGAAGTTGAATATTTGATAACAGGTACACATCCGTATCCACCTGGTCCTG GTGTGGCTCTGACAGCAGACACTAAGGTTCAGAGAATGCCCAGTGAATCTGCTGCTCAGTCCTTAGCTGTGGCACTTCCTCCTTCTCAATCCAG GTTAGAGGCAAATCGTACTGCTGCCAGTGTGGGTGATATTTACCGACATGCTGGGATTCCAGAGCGTGCACAGCCTCCTAGTTTATCCATG GCTATGATGGAAGCAGGTGGGAACAAAAATTCTGCACAGATGGCAAAGAAAGCTCCAACAATGCCCAAACCTCAATGGCATCCACCATGGAAACTGTACAGA gttATCAGTGGTCACTTGGGCTGGGTGAGATGTATTGCAGTTGAACCGGGAAATCAATGGTTTGTTACTGGCTCTGCTGACAGAACTATAAAG ATCTGGGACCTTGCAAGTGGTAAATTAAAATTGTCTTTGACGGGACACATTAGTACTGTACGAGGGGTAATAGTCAGTGGAAGAAGTCCATACCTCTTCTCTTGTGGAGAAGATAAACAGGTGAAGTGCTGGGATCTTGAATATAATAAG GTTATTAGGCATTATCATGGTCACTTAAGTGCAGTCTATGGTTTGGACTTACATCCAACAATAGATGTGCTGGTAACATGCAGCAGAGATTCAACTGCACGG ATTTGGGATGTGAGGACGAAAGCCAGTGTGCATACATTAGCGGGGCACACAAACGCTGTGGCAACAGTGAAGTGCCAAGCTGCAGAACCACAGATTATTACAG GAAGCCATGATACCACAATACGTCTGTGGGACTTAGTGGCAGGAAAAACTCGTGTCACTCTGACAAATCACAAGAAGTCTGTGAGAGCAGTTGTGCTGCATCCAAGACA TTACACGTTTGCATCTGGTTCTCCAGATAACATTAAGCAATGGAAATTCCCAGATGGAAACTTCATTCAAAACCTTTCTGGTCATAATGCTATTATCAACACGTTGGCTGTGAATTCCGATGGAGTGTTGGTATCAGGAG CTGATAATGGCACTATGCATCTTTGGGACTGGAGAACTGGGTATAATTTCCAAAGAGTGCACGCAGCTGTACAGCCCGGTTCTTTGGACAGTGAATCAGGAATATTTGCTTGTGCATTTGACCAGTCGGAAAGCAGATTGCTCACTGCAGAAGCTGATAAAACCATAAAAGTGTACAGAGAAGATGATACTGCG actgAAGAAACTCATCCTGTCAGCTGGAAACCAGAAATTATCAAGAGAAAGAGATTTTAA